The genomic region tttttgtttatttttgtatgctAAACAGTACTGGTGCTTTCTATAATCTTTCAGGTTTATCTGTCATGGATGCAAGTATGATACCAAAATTCACCTCCAAAGACGAGGAAATTGACTTCTGGAAGGCTCTTTCACTCAAGTACAAGAAAAGGTAAGTAGCAGTACAGTGAGCAGCATTGAGCGTCACTCAGCTCTCTGTTTTGTAGTCTGACACATGATAGCATTCTTTCATGTTGTCCTCAAACTTCACTATTCACATTGTCTTTTGGATAAACAAAACACTGCCTCTAATGCTGGGAGTAAAACCTATGCAACCTTCCCTTACATTATGACAGCCATATCGAGGAAATCGCTGTGTTTTAAGGCAGTCACAGTAGTCTTATGCAATCCGCCACATTGGGAATTTCCTTCAACGAGTTTAGCTTTTTGTGATTTGATCTAGGCTCCCGCTGCTAATTGTACCATTGAAAAGCTCTCAGTGGCGTTGTAATATAAAAAGATTACACAACAAGCTTGTTGCTTGGTAGATTGCATCCCAAAGCAGCATTTCTTGATTCCAGCATGGAGTGTTTCAGATTTCCTTTGTGTAAAGACAGgcatttacacacacaaatacttggTACACCCAAGTCTGTGATTATCAGAATACTGTTTGGTTACATCTGGTTGcataaaaaacaaatgactgggGTTTGTAGTTCAGATAAACCCCTCTATCGATGTAATCCGAATAAAAGATTTGATTTGCAAATCAGCTGTTCCTTTTTTGATTGTGCACCAGCTCCTGAGCTAATTTTAGCTGTCAAACAAGTCCACTATATGTATTTGtgcattgtaaaaataaaaatttaatgggACAATTTGTCACCTGGTGGATGGGGTGAAAATCTCATTGTCCTGCTTCAGCTGAGGGAACCAAGGCATAGAGATTTGGGTGATGGGCTTTTTTGACTTGGCCAGTTAGCagccacttaaagggatagttcacacaaaattttaattatctcattaattactcatccgcatgtcgttccaaaccagtaagatcttcgttcatcttcagaacacaaattaagatatttttgaaaaatccccagagctttctgaccctccatagacagcaaaggAACTatcatgttcaaggcccagaaaggtagtaatgacattgttaaaatggtccatgtTACATCAGTGGTTCTACcacaattttatgaagctactagAATTCTttgtgtgcacaaagaaaacaacaagGACTTCATTCAAGGTTTTCTTCCCTTTCGTGTCAGTCTCTGCCATGAATTCACAAGAGTACCACTTATGTTCATCATGATTTAAGACTTGCATTTGAAGCACAGGCTCCTCTATATGTGACATGTGATAACTCCATCTATACCCAGTCCAACACCCTAATCAGTACTTCAGAGACCTTGCAAAAATGAGTCACAGatgttgtgtgattttgattctgtCCCGAGCGATACATACTTTCTGCAAGTGGTCTCCTTGTCCCTGCATGAACAGGTTGTCCTGCCCTGACTCCTGGCTCACGTGGCTATAGCATGGCTGAGCAAGGAAATATTGCCCCGATGCCATTTTTAGATCCTTCCAGACCATAATGCTGGCTGGTGATTATATAAGGAGGCCCAGGGCAGTGCTCTCCGCTGGTTACCGGTACACTGTAAACAAAACTGGTTATTTACAGCAGATGCAGTCTGCCCCATTCACACTGTGCTAGTAATGGTGTCAGCTTAGATCACGTTCATTAAATAATGGAATAATCAGTGAGTTGTCGAAGGTTTTAAGAGCCCAGATAGCTAAAAACGCATTGATGTTAATGTTCTCTGCATATTTCCATTGTTAATATGCTATAGTGATGGCCTGACTGTATTTGTGCCTTTCCCTAGATGAAACCAGGAAAGAAATATTACTTAACAACAGGCCTATATTACCTTGCATTTATGGGAAATGCCAAACTGCTGTTTTCTGATGACTTCTTATTACCAGTCTGTGTGTATTCATTACTTTAGACACATCTCCTAGGTAATGGATCTCATAGctttttatttgcttgtttgccaAAGCATGTTTTAATACAACTTTCGATGTTCAGTAGGCTGTAGTTCAAGGCAAACTTTAAGAAATAGAATATGAACATTTTATGCATGTGCCATTAGTGATAAACGGTATCTTCAGTTATAAGGAGGCACAGGAGGAGTTGCTGGAGTTCCAAGAGGGAAGCAGAGAGCTGGAGACAGAGCTGGAGACACAACTGGGCCAAGCAGAGCATCGCATCAGAGACCTGCAGGCGGACAATGAGAGACTGCAGCATGAGCTCGACACGCTCAAGGTGAGAGTGTGTGAGCTGACCGCGTGGAAAGAACATTGAAGCCAGGACAGGTCTAATGAGTGTGTGTCTTGGCTTTCTCTCTCCTGTAGGAGAAGCTAGAGTATCAGTATGCTCAGAGCTATAAACAGATCTCCGTGCTGGAGGACGACCTCAGCCAGACTCGAGGCATCAAAGAGCAGCTGCATAAATATGTCAGAGAGCTAGAGCAGGCCAATGACGACCTGGAGAGAGCTAAGAGGTCAGAGGGCATCAGCTTATACTTCACCATACATTTCACCACAAATGTATCACAGCCAGAATTCTTTCCTAAAGATAACATTAAACGGCATTCACAATTCATTTAAAATCCCCCCGAAATACATTCAGAGCAGGAAATTACACTACAGGTATGAATTTTGGGCCAGtaagatgcatttaattgatcaaatataAAGTAATTGTTACtctaactattttctattttaacatatttcaaatgtaagttATGCATGTGATGGCCTTCATTCTGATATGCCGATAtggtgctcaacaaacatttcttattatcaatgttgaaaacagtagggctgtttaatatttttgggatattttgggattctttgatgaatagaaggaaaAGAAGagggatttatttgaaatagaaatcctttgtaatattagaaatgtctttactgtcacttttgatcaatttaatgcatccttgctcaatagAAGTTTCAACTAACTAAAAGAATCTCACTGACCCTATGAAAATAGTTTCATGGAAAGTGAAACATTCTTATAAAAGTTTTTAGGAAATGTGCACAATGACACATTAAGAAATGAAAATTAGGTCTGTTTTGATACTAGCTTGGTTTTAAAGAATTCTGCCCTGGTAGGTTGTATGCCTTTCCACTATTCTGCTATTTCTGCCAAATTTAAGTTTGGTTCTGCTATGGATTGATACCACAGAGCCACGATTACATCTCTGGAGGACTTTGAGCAGAGGCTGAACCAGGCCATCGAGAGGAACGCCTTTCTGGAGAGTGAATTGGATGAGAAGGAGTCTCTCCTGGTGTCTGTGCAGAGACTAAAAGATGAAGCCAGAGGTATTCACTGACTCTCCTCTCTAAATTCCTGTAATTACAGCTAGTTCCTCATTCCAGGCTGCTCAAGATCCTGTTCTGTCACTAAAAAAACTTTTCCTGCCTGCTTTGTGGAATGAAGTCATGTTACAAACTCAGATCAGCATTATGGTCTGCAAGTGAATATTATAAATCGATATCTTGCTCTCTAACTTAATATGTGGATTTGTAGATTTGCGGCAAGAGCTTGCGGTGCGAGAGAGCCGGCCAGAGGTGATGCGTATGTCGGCCCCAAGCTCTCCAACTGAAGACAATGACAAAACAGACTCCGCAGTCCAGGCCTCCCTGTCTATGCCAGCTACACCGCTCAGCAAGAACCTGGACAATGCTTTCACCAGCCAGACAGGTAGACGGCTAAATTTCACTCTGAGATGTTTACAATGTCGCACGTATTTGCATGACTCACTTGGTTCTTGTCTTTTGCAGCTCTGGCCAACAGCTCCACTAATGCAGCCCTCACGCCGTCTGCCAGAATATCAGCGCTCAATATTGTAGGGGATTTACTGCGCAAAGTTGGGGTGTGTAAACACTGGAGATTGAACTTTTGATAGCTATTCAGACAAATAATTGTTCCCGTTTTTAATCATGGATCCCCATTTGCAGAAATTAATTTGGTGTCTAATCCAAGTGTTTTATTCTTTTTCGTAGGCTTTAGAGTCCAAGCTCGCAGCCTGTCGAAATTTTGCCAAGGACCAGGCAGCCAGGAAGAACTATGTCACAAACGTCAACGGAAATCTAATTAACGGGGACATTTCAAATTACTCTCACTCTCTCCACACATCCTACTTCGACAAAGCGTGAGTCAGCCATTTAGTTCTGCCACAGTTCAGAAAACCCAATCAATAAACCTTTAGATGTTGATGAGCAGTTACCTTATTTGATCTACGGCACCCATTGTGCCCTAGAAAACTTCCTGATTTCTACTGAAAGCAGTTCACAGAAAGAaacaacttaattttcttttatgtatttaatgtgtAGACAGAAATGGAAGGCAGTTTGAAGGATAGTGTGATTGACTGTAATAATGAGTCTAATGATACAGGAGATAAAATTCTCTCAGacctctgtgtgtttctctcctcAGCAGAAGAGAGAGGGTCATTTTCCCTGCGTTGCTTCTGGGTAAATGTTCCGACTAGGAGTTTTATGTGGGGGTCCATGCATGCTGGTTAACAACCCCCTACATAGAGTATATAATCCACTAGGTTAAGATCATATCATCTCCACTAACATCTTGGTGCTGGCTCAAATTGTGTGTGAAGGTGCACTCCATAGGTTTGCTCAAATGTGGTTTATTTAACTAAATGTGAGAGAACTGGGCCAGTGTTTTGATTCTTAGCTGAAGATTCAAAACATCAAATCTTGtctaaaaaaagttttacatttatggAGTTCACCGTGA from Carassius carassius chromosome 40, fCarCar2.1, whole genome shotgun sequence harbors:
- the ndel1a gene encoding nuclear distribution protein nudE-like 1-A isoform X6; the encoded protein is MDASMIPKFTSKDEEIDFWKALSLKYKKSYKEAQEELLEFQEGSRELETELETQLGQAEHRIRDLQADNERLQHELDTLKEKLEYQYAQSYKQISVLEDDLSQTRGIKEQLHKYVRELEQANDDLERAKRATITSLEDFEQRLNQAIERNAFLESELDEKESLLVSVQRLKDEARDLRQELAVRESRPEVMRMSAPSSPTEDNDKTDSAVQASLSMPATPLSKNLDNAFTSQTALANSSTNAALTPSARISALNIVGDLLRKVGALESKLAACRNFAKDQAARKNYVTNVNGNLINGDISNYSHSLHTSYFDKARERVIFPALLLGQ
- the ndel1a gene encoding nuclear distribution protein nudE-like 1-A isoform X4 produces the protein MDASMIPKFTSKDEEIDFWKALSLKYKKSYKEAQEELLEFQEGSRELETELETQLGQAEHRIRDLQADNERLQHELDTLKEKLEYQYAQSYKQISVLEDDLSQTRGIKEQLHKYVRELEQANDDLERAKRATITSLEDFEQRLNQAIERNAFLESELDEKESLLVSVQRLKDEARDLRQELAVRESRPEVMRMSAPSSPTEDNDKTDSAVQASLSMPATPLSKNLDNAFTSQTALANSSTNAALTPSARISALNIVGDLLRKVGALESKLAACRNFAKDQAARKNYVTNVNGNLINGDISNYSHSLHTSYFDKARERVIFPALLLAGQ
- the ndel1a gene encoding nuclear distribution protein nudE-like 1-A isoform X1; translation: MDASMIPKFTSKDEEIDFWKALSLKYKKSYKEAQEELLEFQEGSRELETELETQLGQAEHRIRDLQADNERLQHELDTLKEKLEYQYAQSYKQISVLEDDLSQTRGIKEQLHKYVRELEQANDDLERAKRATITSLEDFEQRLNQAIERNAFLESELDEKESLLVSVQRLKDEARDLRQELAVRESRPEVMRMSAPSSPTEDNDKTDSAVQASLSMPATPLSKNLDNAFTSQTALANSSTNAALTPSARISALNIVGDLLRKVGALESKLAACRNFAKDQAARKNYVTNVNGNLINGDISNYSHSLHTSYFDKARTVNGLDPGAVTNITAPPRSNSPSSLVLSV
- the ndel1a gene encoding nuclear distribution protein nudE-like 1-A isoform X2, whose protein sequence is MDASMIPKFTSKDEEIDFWKALSLKYKKSYKEAQEELLEFQEGSRELETELETQLGQAEHRIRDLQADNERLQHELDTLKEKLEYQYAQSYKQISVLEDDLSQTRGIKEQLHKYVRELEQANDDLERAKRATITSLEDFEQRLNQAIERNAFLESELDEKESLLVSVQRLKDEARDLRQELAVRESRPEVMRMSAPSSPTEDNDKTDSAVQASLSMPATPLSKNLDNAFTSQTALANSSTNAALTPSARISALNIVGDLLRKVGALESKLAACRNFAKDQAARKNYVTNVNGNLINGDISNYSHSLHTSYFDKATVNGLDPGAVTNITAPPRSNSPSSLVLSV
- the ndel1a gene encoding nuclear distribution protein nudE-like 1-A isoform X3 → MDASMIPKFTSKDEEIDFWKALSLKYKKSYKEAQEELLEFQEGSRELETELETQLGQAEHRIRDLQADNERLQHELDTLKEKLEYQYAQSYKQISVLEDDLSQTRGIKEQLHKYVRELEQANDDLERAKRATITSLEDFEQRLNQAIERNAFLESELDEKESLLVSVQRLKDEARDLRQELAVRESRPEVMRMSAPSSPTEDNDKTDSAVQASLSMPATPLSKNLDNAFTSQTALANSSTNAALTPSARISALNIVGDLLRKVGALESKLAACRNFAKDQAARKNYVTNVNGNLINGDISNYSHSLHTSYFDKARRERVIFPALLLAGQ
- the ndel1a gene encoding nuclear distribution protein nudE-like 1-A isoform X5, which encodes MDASMIPKFTSKDEEIDFWKALSLKYKKSYKEAQEELLEFQEGSRELETELETQLGQAEHRIRDLQADNERLQHELDTLKEKLEYQYAQSYKQISVLEDDLSQTRGIKEQLHKYVRELEQANDDLERAKRATITSLEDFEQRLNQAIERNAFLESELDEKESLLVSVQRLKDEARDLRQELAVRESRPEVMRMSAPSSPTEDNDKTDSAVQASLSMPATPLSKNLDNAFTSQTALANSSTNAALTPSARISALNIVGDLLRKVGALESKLAACRNFAKDQAARKNYVTNVNGNLINGDISNYSHSLHTSYFDKARRERVIFPALLLGQ